A stretch of Methylogaea oryzae DNA encodes these proteins:
- a CDS encoding EAL domain-containing protein: MWHRPVKFFTRSIRRQLVLGIMAVHAVLMTLFVYDLVERQRDFLLAQSLDQAHSLAGTLAANSVSWVLAEDVSGLQEILRAQTRYPYLRYAMLLSPQGRVLGHSDPAFTGQYISDPTSLALLRIHNPNPQTLQNDARSVDVAEPVLANGRLIGWARVGIGQEHIANGLALVTRNGLIYTAMAILFGTAFALLMARGLTSDLRRLSRVATRVKGGSLNERADVRREDEIGLLAAAFNRMLDALHERAVENEIAHQKLANSQAQFAAMFRAIPDAVIVTDDERRVRMVNPATEAMFGYTAEELQNRNIEVVYASREEYEATAQLGSGNGTQNLGEARFRHRDGRLILGQILRAAVYDSRGIRVGSIALFRDITERKAAEERLRLSASVFSHAHEGIMITDAKGEIVEANNSYCTLTGYSQDELRGRNPRLLKSGAQDATFYQDMWRSLLENGYWHGDLWNRRADGELYAQLTRISAIYGDKGEVLNYICLATDITAVKNSQLMLEKMAYLDPLTQLPNRTLLADRMQQIMAQCRRDETLLAVCYLDLDGFKPVNDRWGHAAGDALLIAVAQRLREAVRSGDTVARIGGDEFVVLLGGLDNTAACDLSLRRVHEAIQRPFTLDQGVAQISASLGVSLFPKDSSDPDTLLRNADQAMYQAKQAGRNRIHLFDPERDRQARVRLEAQANVREALARGEYLLHYQPKVDMGRGRVVGMEALIRRRHPELGLLLPGEFLPALENGNLIQEVDWWVLETALSQTADWLKQGVRMPVSVNLSARLLQTPDFTDRLRALLKRHGEADLADLLELEILETVALQDFRHISQLMTECEPLGIGFSLDDFGTGYSSLSYLKHLPAKTLKIDQSFVRNLLSNDENHAIVQGVIGLAKAFHRQVVAEGVETVGHGQELLRMGCELGQGYGIAKPMPAEEVIEWVRQWQAPQAWRQEGAG, from the coding sequence ATGTGGCACCGACCGGTAAAATTTTTCACGCGCTCCATCCGTCGCCAGCTGGTGCTGGGCATCATGGCCGTGCACGCGGTGCTGATGACCCTGTTCGTCTACGACTTGGTGGAACGCCAGCGGGATTTCCTGCTGGCGCAGAGCCTGGACCAGGCCCATTCCCTGGCGGGCACCCTCGCCGCCAACAGCGTGTCCTGGGTACTGGCCGAAGACGTTTCCGGCTTGCAGGAAATTTTGCGCGCGCAAACCCGTTATCCCTATCTGCGCTACGCCATGCTGCTGTCGCCCCAGGGCCGTGTGCTGGGACACAGCGACCCGGCCTTCACCGGCCAGTACATCAGCGACCCGACCAGCTTGGCGCTGCTGCGCATCCACAACCCCAATCCGCAAACCTTGCAGAACGATGCCCGCTCGGTGGACGTGGCCGAGCCGGTACTGGCCAACGGCCGGCTTATCGGCTGGGCCCGCGTCGGCATCGGCCAGGAGCACATCGCCAACGGCCTGGCGCTGGTAACGCGCAACGGCTTGATTTATACCGCCATGGCCATTTTGTTCGGCACGGCGTTCGCGCTGCTCATGGCGCGAGGGCTCACCTCCGACCTGCGGCGGCTTTCCCGCGTGGCGACGCGGGTCAAAGGCGGCAGCCTGAACGAGCGCGCCGACGTGCGGCGGGAGGACGAAATCGGCCTGTTGGCGGCCGCCTTCAACCGCATGTTGGACGCCCTGCACGAAAGGGCGGTGGAAAACGAAATCGCGCACCAGAAGCTGGCCAACTCCCAAGCGCAGTTCGCCGCCATGTTCCGCGCCATTCCCGACGCGGTGATCGTGACGGACGACGAGCGCCGGGTGCGCATGGTCAACCCGGCCACGGAAGCCATGTTCGGTTACACGGCCGAAGAACTGCAAAACCGCAATATCGAAGTCGTCTACGCCAGCCGCGAAGAATACGAAGCGACCGCCCAGCTGGGTAGCGGCAACGGCACGCAAAACCTGGGCGAGGCCCGATTCAGGCACCGCGACGGACGCCTCATCCTGGGCCAGATATTGCGCGCAGCGGTCTACGACAGCCGGGGCATACGCGTCGGTTCCATCGCGCTGTTCCGCGACATCACCGAACGCAAGGCGGCGGAAGAGCGGCTGCGCCTGTCCGCCAGCGTATTCAGCCACGCCCACGAAGGCATCATGATCACCGATGCGAAAGGGGAAATCGTCGAAGCCAACAACAGCTATTGCACGCTGACCGGCTATTCCCAGGACGAGCTGCGCGGACGCAATCCCCGCCTGCTCAAATCGGGCGCCCAGGACGCAACCTTCTACCAAGACATGTGGCGCAGCCTGCTGGAAAACGGCTACTGGCACGGCGACCTGTGGAACCGGCGCGCCGACGGCGAGCTTTACGCCCAGCTCACCCGCATCAGCGCCATATACGGCGACAAAGGCGAGGTGCTCAACTACATCTGCCTGGCCACAGACATCACGGCGGTGAAAAACAGCCAGTTGATGCTGGAAAAAATGGCCTATTTGGACCCGCTGACCCAGCTGCCCAACCGCACTTTGCTGGCCGACCGCATGCAGCAGATCATGGCCCAGTGCCGCCGCGACGAAACGTTGCTGGCGGTGTGCTACCTGGACCTGGACGGCTTCAAGCCGGTCAACGACCGTTGGGGCCACGCCGCCGGCGACGCCTTGCTGATCGCCGTCGCCCAGCGCCTGCGCGAAGCAGTGCGCTCCGGCGATACCGTGGCGCGCATCGGCGGCGACGAGTTCGTGGTATTGCTCGGCGGGCTGGACAACACCGCGGCCTGCGACCTTTCCTTGCGGCGCGTCCACGAAGCGATACAACGGCCGTTCACCCTGGACCAGGGCGTGGCGCAGATTTCCGCCAGCCTGGGCGTCAGCCTGTTCCCCAAAGACAGCAGCGATCCGGACACCCTGCTGCGTAACGCCGACCAGGCCATGTATCAGGCCAAGCAAGCGGGCCGCAATCGCATACACCTGTTCGACCCGGAGCGCGACCGGCAGGCCCGCGTCCGTCTCGAAGCCCAGGCCAATGTGCGCGAGGCGCTGGCCCGGGGGGAATACCTGCTGCACTACCAGCCCAAGGTGGACATGGGGCGCGGCAGGGTCGTCGGCATGGAAGCGCTGATCCGGCGGCGCCATCCGGAGCTCGGCCTGCTGCTGCCCGGAGAATTTCTGCCCGCGCTGGAAAACGGCAACCTGATTCAGGAAGTGGATTGGTGGGTACTGGAAACCGCGCTGAGCCAAACGGCCGATTGGCTGAAACAAGGTGTGCGGATGCCGGTCAGCGTCAACCTGTCCGCCCGGCTGCTGCAAACCCCGGATTTCACCGACCGCTTGCGCGCGCTGCTCAAGCGGCATGGCGAAGCCGACTTGGCCGACCTATTGGAGCTGGAAATCCTCGAAACCGTCGCCCTGCAGGATTTTCGCCATATTTCGCAGTTGATGACCGAGTGCGAACCCCTGGGCATCGGATTTTCCCTGGACGATTTCGGCACCGGCTACTCTTCGCTGTCCTACCTCAAACACCTGCCGGCGAAAACTTTGAAAATCGACCAGTCCTTCGTGCGCAACCTGTTGAGCAACGACGAAAACCACGCCATCGTGCAGGGCGTGATCGGCTTGGCCAAGGCATTCCACCGCCAAGTGGTGGCCGAGGGCGTGGAAACCGTCGGCCACGGGCAGGAGCTGTTGCGCATGGGCTGCGAGCTAGGCCAAGGCTACGGCATAGCCAAGCCCATGCCGGCGGAGGAAGTCATAGAGTGGGTACGGCAATGGCAAGCGCCGCAGGCTTGGCGCCAAGAAGGCGCCGGCTGA
- a CDS encoding type II toxin-antitoxin system RatA family toxin, with the protein MTVIQKSALVRFPAAAMYDLVNDIERYPEFLPWCSASRVLSRSPDVVEAELDIARGGFNKSFATRNLLKPGEEMRMTLLRGPFDFLEGVWTFTPLREDASKIALDLRFELSGALASLAFGAVFNQICGTMVSAFSERAKQLYG; encoded by the coding sequence ATGACAGTCATTCAGAAGAGCGCCTTGGTGCGCTTTCCCGCCGCCGCCATGTACGATTTGGTGAACGATATCGAACGTTATCCCGAGTTCCTGCCCTGGTGCAGCGCCAGCCGCGTGCTGAGCCGCAGCCCCGATGTGGTGGAGGCGGAACTGGACATAGCCCGCGGCGGCTTCAACAAATCTTTCGCCACCCGCAACCTGCTCAAGCCGGGGGAGGAAATGCGCATGACCTTGCTGCGCGGGCCGTTCGATTTCCTGGAGGGGGTGTGGACATTCACGCCGCTGCGGGAGGACGCCAGCAAGATCGCGTTGGACTTGCGTTTCGAGCTGTCGGGCGCCTTGGCCAGCTTGGCGTTCGGGGCGGTTTTCAATCAAATCTGCGGCACCATGGTGAGCGCATTCAGCGAGCGGGCGAAGCAATTGTATGGTTGA
- a CDS encoding ATP-dependent nuclease, producing MKDRFTSVTFKNYKALKKYSLSLNEFNVLVGPNNAGKSTIIGAFKILYEGMRKASARKAQYIGAAGVSAWGYNIPLDDIPVAIDNIFTDYDDSEPAIIEFRLSSGNKLRLVFPENRVCYLVCNPKGKPVRTPSEFRAAYQASIGFVPVLGPVEHDEPLYQQEAARQALLSHRASRNFRNIWYHYPEDFNEFREMLRTTWPGMDVDRPEVDRTHDKPLLHMFCPEERYPREVFWAGFGFQVWCQMLTYIVRSRKDSLLIIDEPDIYLHSDLQRQLVEILRRVPPDIIIATHSTEIISEADPGDLLVVNKKSQSAKRISNPSQLQSIFGVLGSNLNPILTQLAKSRRAVFVEGKDFQILSAFARKLGKQSVANRSDFAVIPVEGFNPVKVKDFSEGIELTLGAKILKAVVFDRDYRAPHEVLDMLKTFDGYCALSHIHSRKEMENYLLVGSALQRAIEGRVSERSARSGVITTFTENVEDILDRLTGCMKSRISGQFLSKQGAYLKSLDPGLDFATINQRLLDEFEALWINLKDRLSLVPGKELIGQLNGYLQDVYGVTVTHTAVIGAMKASEVPDEIVQLIENLEKFRCASV from the coding sequence TTGAAAGATAGATTTACATCGGTTACGTTCAAGAACTACAAAGCGCTAAAGAAATATTCCTTGTCTCTGAATGAGTTTAATGTGCTCGTTGGGCCAAATAATGCTGGAAAATCTACGATTATAGGTGCCTTTAAGATACTGTATGAGGGTATGCGTAAGGCATCGGCGCGTAAGGCTCAATATATTGGCGCGGCTGGTGTGAGCGCATGGGGGTATAATATACCTTTGGATGATATACCGGTTGCAATTGATAATATTTTCACGGATTACGATGATTCTGAGCCGGCTATTATTGAGTTTAGGTTGTCTTCTGGTAATAAGCTGCGACTGGTGTTTCCGGAAAACCGCGTTTGCTACCTTGTATGCAATCCTAAAGGAAAGCCTGTCAGGACGCCATCTGAGTTTAGGGCTGCTTATCAGGCTTCTATTGGGTTTGTGCCAGTGCTCGGTCCGGTGGAGCATGATGAGCCACTTTACCAACAAGAGGCTGCCAGGCAAGCATTGCTCTCGCACAGGGCATCGAGAAACTTTCGAAATATTTGGTATCATTACCCGGAAGATTTTAACGAATTCCGGGAGATGCTGCGTACAACTTGGCCTGGAATGGATGTCGATCGGCCAGAGGTAGATCGGACGCATGATAAGCCTTTGTTGCATATGTTTTGTCCGGAGGAGCGCTATCCTAGGGAGGTGTTTTGGGCCGGTTTCGGCTTTCAGGTATGGTGTCAGATGCTCACTTACATTGTAAGGTCCCGGAAGGACTCGCTTCTAATAATTGATGAGCCAGATATATATCTTCATTCCGATTTGCAAAGGCAGTTGGTTGAGATACTAAGGCGTGTGCCGCCTGATATAATAATAGCAACCCATTCTACCGAAATAATTTCCGAGGCAGATCCGGGGGATTTGTTGGTTGTAAACAAGAAGAGCCAGTCAGCAAAAAGAATCAGCAACCCTTCTCAGCTTCAAAGTATTTTCGGTGTTCTTGGTTCTAACCTTAATCCAATACTGACTCAGTTGGCAAAATCTAGAAGAGCTGTTTTTGTTGAAGGAAAAGACTTTCAGATATTGTCTGCCTTTGCACGAAAGCTCGGAAAACAGAGTGTCGCAAATAGATCAGATTTCGCTGTAATTCCTGTTGAGGGATTTAACCCGGTAAAGGTTAAGGATTTCTCAGAGGGTATTGAGCTTACATTGGGGGCAAAGATCTTGAAGGCTGTTGTTTTTGATAGGGATTATCGGGCTCCGCATGAGGTTCTAGATATGCTTAAAACCTTTGATGGATATTGCGCTCTTTCTCACATACATAGCAGGAAGGAAATGGAAAATTATCTGCTTGTCGGCAGCGCATTGCAGCGCGCTATAGAAGGCAGAGTAAGTGAGCGATCCGCGCGATCAGGGGTAATAACGACTTTTACTGAGAACGTTGAAGACATCCTTGATAGGTTAACGGGCTGTATGAAAAGCAGAATTAGTGGCCAGTTTCTATCTAAGCAAGGCGCTTATTTGAAATCGCTAGATCCCGGATTGGATTTTGCTACGATTAACCAGCGCTTGCTCGATGAGTTTGAGGCGCTGTGGATTAACTTAAAGGATAGGTTGTCTCTTGTTCCTGGCAAAGAGTTGATAGGACAACTGAATGGATATCTCCAAGATGTGTATGGCGTTACAGTTACGCATACAGCGGTTATTGGGGCAATGAAGGCGTCTGAGGTACCAGATGAGATTGTGCAGTTAATCGAAAACCTAGAGAAATTTAGATGTGCTTCTGTATGA
- a CDS encoding RnfH family protein, with translation MVDTKIRVEVAYAKPEEQVLLSILVEPGATVEECIRRSGILARFEEIDLAEAKVGIFSKACGMDHVPRANDRIEIYRPLIADPKEARRNRAAKKGDAAEG, from the coding sequence ATGGTTGATACGAAAATCCGAGTGGAAGTGGCCTACGCCAAGCCGGAAGAACAAGTGCTGTTGAGCATCCTGGTGGAGCCTGGCGCGACGGTGGAGGAGTGCATCCGCCGTTCCGGCATCCTGGCGCGCTTTGAGGAAATCGACTTGGCCGAGGCCAAGGTGGGCATTTTCAGCAAGGCTTGCGGCATGGACCATGTGCCCCGCGCCAACGATCGCATCGAAATCTATCGGCCGCTCATCGCCGATCCCAAGGAAGCCCGCCGCAACCGCGCGGCGAAAAAAGGCGACGCCGCCGAAGGCTGA
- a CDS encoding REP-associated tyrosine transposase: MRNYKRLRIAGAMNFFTVNLAERHGNDLLTRHIAELRHAFRKTRQDHPFQMVAAVVLPDHLHCLWQMSENDDDFSTRWRLIKARFSRSIETGERISPSRRRKGERGLWQRRYWENAIRDDLDCQRHMDYIHYNPVKHGYARSPQEWPYSSIHQWAKRGAYPVDWAKPVDMVEYPWD, encoded by the coding sequence ATGCGGAACTACAAACGCCTGAGGATCGCCGGGGCCATGAATTTCTTCACGGTCAATCTCGCCGAGCGACACGGAAACGATCTCCTCACGCGGCACATCGCCGAGTTGCGCCATGCGTTCCGGAAAACCCGCCAGGATCACCCGTTTCAGATGGTGGCAGCCGTGGTTCTGCCGGATCACCTGCATTGCCTTTGGCAAATGTCGGAGAACGACGACGACTTCTCCACCCGCTGGCGCTTGATCAAGGCACGCTTTTCCCGCAGCATCGAAACGGGCGAGCGGATTTCCCCGAGTCGTCGACGCAAAGGGGAAAGAGGTCTATGGCAACGCCGCTATTGGGAAAACGCCATCCGCGACGATTTGGATTGCCAACGCCACATGGATTACATTCACTACAACCCGGTGAAGCATGGCTATGCACGCTCCCCGCAAGAATGGCCGTATTCCTCGATACATCAGTGGGCCAAGCGCGGCGCGTATCCTGTGGATTGGGCCAAGCCAGTGGATATGGTCGAATATCCCTGGGATTGA
- a CDS encoding DHA2 family efflux MFS transporter permease subunit, giving the protein MSSIAHPAARPSVPSPSLRAKHALRLVAVAGETPRDSRFYALNLALMLGHLLVLFNSGAFAAVTLHATGALAVSPSYGTWTQTYYFVSLGLALPLAGRFAQRFGAGRVFVAAMLAMALGSAACAVTGDFALFIAGRVLQGLGGGVALPVAQNLFLAGYGEAQRPRAMALWSVASLSPFTVGPLLGGWMAEVWGWRGLFQFNLPLALLSAGLAWALLDAQETRRSGAPFDWIGLALLAVALACLQTVLNRGQDEDWYNSPLILALAAVGLLALLGFVLWELGERHPLLNLRLSAKRNVAAGVAGLSLSFLMMYGLLSVLLGRLQSLAGYSSFLAGATLVPLLFFAKPVGALLQHWVQRYDPRVLACLNLSAFAVYCFWTASYDFFGRLGWFGDMLWSQVFEGVCLGALFAPLTALFLAGLPARRQGQAAELGGMLRVLGGGVGSPLLTAVWERRSAFHQSRLADGLSLYEPWAREGMAKLHAAGVPLQAAQAKLAGLAHQHAAILGLDDVFYLCGWLFLLLAAVVWLLGRARTARPLTPKQALRRAALQDLVEEP; this is encoded by the coding sequence ATGTCCTCCATAGCCCATCCCGCCGCCCGACCGTCCGTCCCATCGCCGTCGCTACGCGCCAAGCATGCTTTGCGGCTGGTGGCCGTTGCCGGCGAAACGCCGCGCGATTCCCGCTTCTACGCTCTCAACCTGGCGCTGATGCTGGGCCACCTGCTGGTGCTGTTCAATTCCGGCGCTTTCGCCGCCGTCACCCTGCACGCCACCGGCGCTTTGGCGGTCAGCCCCAGCTACGGCACCTGGACCCAGACTTATTACTTCGTCAGCTTGGGGTTGGCGCTGCCCCTGGCCGGCCGCTTTGCCCAGCGTTTCGGGGCCGGCCGCGTGTTCGTCGCCGCCATGCTGGCGATGGCGCTGGGGTCGGCGGCTTGCGCCGTCACCGGCGATTTCGCCTTGTTCATCGCCGGCCGCGTGCTGCAAGGCTTGGGCGGTGGCGTGGCTCTGCCGGTGGCGCAGAACCTGTTCCTCGCCGGCTACGGCGAGGCGCAGCGGCCCCGCGCCATGGCCTTGTGGAGCGTGGCTTCCCTTAGCCCTTTCACCGTCGGGCCGCTGCTGGGCGGTTGGATGGCTGAGGTGTGGGGCTGGCGCGGCCTGTTCCAGTTCAACCTGCCCCTGGCGCTGTTGTCCGCCGGCCTTGCTTGGGCCTTGCTGGACGCGCAGGAAACCCGGCGCAGCGGCGCTCCTTTCGACTGGATCGGCCTGGCGCTGCTGGCCGTGGCCCTGGCTTGCTTGCAAACGGTGCTCAACCGCGGCCAGGACGAGGACTGGTACAACTCGCCGCTGATCCTGGCGTTGGCCGCTGTCGGCCTGCTGGCTCTGCTCGGCTTCGTGCTGTGGGAGCTGGGCGAGCGCCATCCGCTGCTCAACCTGCGCCTGTCCGCCAAGCGCAATGTCGCCGCCGGCGTGGCCGGCCTCAGCCTCAGTTTTTTGATGATGTACGGCCTGCTGTCGGTGCTGCTGGGGCGCTTGCAGTCGCTGGCGGGCTACAGCTCGTTCCTGGCCGGCGCGACTTTGGTGCCGCTGCTGTTCTTCGCCAAGCCGGTGGGCGCGCTGCTGCAGCACTGGGTGCAGCGCTACGACCCTAGGGTTTTGGCCTGCCTCAACCTGTCGGCTTTCGCCGTGTACTGCTTCTGGACCGCGAGCTACGACTTTTTCGGCCGGCTGGGCTGGTTCGGCGACATGCTCTGGTCGCAGGTGTTCGAAGGCGTGTGCCTGGGCGCGCTGTTCGCGCCGCTCACCGCGCTGTTCCTGGCCGGGCTGCCGGCGCGGCGCCAGGGCCAGGCGGCGGAACTGGGCGGCATGTTGCGCGTGCTGGGCGGTGGCGTCGGCTCGCCATTGCTGACGGCGGTGTGGGAGCGGCGCAGCGCTTTCCACCAGTCGCGGTTGGCCGACGGCCTGTCGCTGTACGAGCCCTGGGCGCGGGAGGGCATGGCCAAGCTGCACGCGGCTGGTGTTCCGCTGCAGGCGGCCCAGGCCAAGCTGGCCGGTTTGGCCCACCAGCACGCAGCCATTCTCGGCCTGGACGATGTGTTCTACCTGTGCGGCTGGCTGTTCCTGCTGCTGGCCGCTGTCGTCTGGCTGCTGGGCCGTGCGCGCACCGCGCGTCCGTTGACGCCCAAGCAGGCCCTGCGCCGCGCCGCTTTGCAGGATTTGGTGGAGGAGCCATGA
- the smpB gene encoding SsrA-binding protein SmpB, whose protein sequence is MSAKKGKGQSDNDVIALNRQATHDYFIEDRFEAGLVLHGWEVKSLREGRAQLKESYVVIKDGEAFLFGCHISALLSASTHVHPEALRTRKLLLHREELSRLIGAVERKGYTLIPLKLHWKRGRAKLEIGLAKGKKLHDKRATEKDRDWQREKEQLMKHGR, encoded by the coding sequence ATGTCCGCGAAAAAAGGCAAAGGCCAGTCCGACAACGATGTCATCGCGCTGAACCGCCAAGCCACCCACGACTATTTCATCGAGGACCGCTTCGAAGCCGGCCTGGTGCTGCACGGCTGGGAGGTGAAGAGCCTGCGCGAAGGCCGCGCCCAGCTCAAGGAAAGCTACGTCGTCATCAAGGACGGCGAAGCCTTCCTGTTCGGCTGCCACATCTCGGCCCTGCTGTCCGCCTCCACCCACGTCCACCCCGAAGCCCTGCGCACCCGCAAACTGCTGCTGCATCGGGAAGAACTGAGCCGCCTCATCGGCGCGGTGGAACGCAAGGGCTATACGCTCATTCCCCTCAAGCTGCATTGGAAGCGCGGCCGAGCCAAGCTGGAAATCGGCCTGGCCAAAGGCAAGAAACTGCACGACAAGCGCGCCACCGAGAAAGACCGCGACTGGCAGCGCGAGAAAGAACAGCTGATGAAACACGGCCGCTGA
- a CDS encoding sigma 54-interacting transcriptional regulator: protein MLDDLDPKTFAAHLLQQLPVPTFVLDGRHRVSMWNRACEQFTGIAAADVVGTDQHWRGFYTERRPCLADLLLDGELGGLSQLYAHAARSTYLADTWHAENWGVMPDGRPVYVAVVAGPITDAQGRVVAVVESQRDMTAQKLAEQALQDSEQRLSAILGSAMDAIVTVDDRHRITLFNAAAQRMFRCAADLAQDQPLERFIVPSHRALFQQFLDTRQAPAAWAPQGLIAQRADGEAFPIEATFSPLELAGRRYCTVILRDVNDRRQAEQALSRLQSEKGYLEEQANSDHNFQEIVSGAAEMAAVFEQIRLVAPADTPVLLLGETGTGKELLAGAIHNLSGRQDGMLVKVNCAALPAELIESELFGHEKGAFTGATQQRKGRFELADGGTLFLDEVGELPPAAQAKLLRALQEQEFERVGGTVTLKVNVRLIAATNRDLAEEVAAGRFRADLYYRLNVFPVQVPALRERRSDVPLLARHFLAKYAKKFGKPVTDIAPAALARLSDYAWPGNVRELQNVIERAVILARGPLLEIDQALSLGLPDSRPAAPAGTLEEVERNHILQVLEQTGGVIAGPRGAAAVLGLNPNTLRSRMQKLGIAKPRSY from the coding sequence ATGCTGGACGACCTCGACCCGAAAACCTTCGCCGCCCACCTGCTGCAACAGCTGCCGGTGCCCACTTTCGTGCTGGACGGCCGGCACCGGGTGTCGATGTGGAACCGCGCCTGCGAGCAATTCACCGGGATCGCGGCCGCCGACGTGGTCGGCACCGATCAGCACTGGCGGGGGTTTTACACCGAGCGGCGTCCCTGCCTGGCCGACCTGCTGCTGGACGGCGAACTGGGCGGCCTGTCCCAGCTCTACGCCCACGCCGCCCGTTCCACCTATTTGGCCGACACCTGGCACGCGGAAAACTGGGGCGTGATGCCCGACGGCCGCCCAGTCTACGTAGCCGTGGTGGCCGGACCCATCACCGACGCCCAGGGGCGGGTGGTGGCGGTGGTGGAAAGCCAGCGCGACATGACCGCGCAAAAGCTGGCCGAACAGGCGCTGCAGGACAGCGAACAGCGCTTGTCCGCCATCCTCGGCTCGGCCATGGACGCCATCGTCACCGTGGACGACCGGCACCGCATCACCCTGTTCAACGCCGCCGCCCAGCGCATGTTCCGCTGCGCCGCCGACCTGGCGCAGGATCAGCCGCTGGAACGCTTCATCGTCCCGTCCCACCGCGCCTTGTTCCAGCAGTTCCTCGACACCCGCCAGGCGCCGGCCGCCTGGGCGCCGCAGGGACTGATCGCCCAGCGCGCCGACGGCGAGGCTTTCCCCATCGAGGCGACTTTCTCGCCCCTGGAACTGGCCGGCCGCCGCTATTGCACGGTGATCCTGCGCGACGTCAACGACCGCCGCCAGGCCGAGCAGGCACTGAGCCGCTTGCAGTCGGAGAAGGGCTATCTGGAAGAGCAGGCCAACAGCGACCACAACTTCCAGGAAATCGTCAGCGGCGCGGCGGAAATGGCGGCGGTGTTCGAACAAATCCGCCTGGTCGCCCCCGCCGATACGCCGGTACTGCTGCTGGGCGAAACCGGCACCGGCAAGGAACTGCTGGCTGGCGCCATCCACAACCTCAGCGGCCGCCAGGACGGCATGCTGGTCAAGGTCAACTGTGCCGCCCTCCCGGCCGAGCTCATCGAAAGCGAGCTGTTCGGCCACGAAAAAGGCGCCTTCACCGGCGCCACCCAGCAGCGCAAGGGCCGTTTCGAGCTGGCCGACGGCGGCACGCTGTTCCTGGACGAAGTGGGCGAGCTGCCGCCGGCGGCCCAGGCCAAGCTGCTGCGCGCTTTGCAGGAGCAGGAATTCGAGCGGGTCGGCGGCACCGTTACCTTGAAAGTGAACGTGCGCCTCATCGCCGCCACCAACCGCGACCTGGCGGAGGAGGTGGCCGCCGGCCGCTTCCGCGCCGATTTGTACTACCGCCTCAACGTCTTCCCCGTGCAGGTGCCGGCCCTGCGCGAGCGCCGTTCCGACGTTCCCCTGCTGGCGCGGCATTTCCTGGCGAAATACGCCAAAAAGTTCGGCAAGCCGGTGACGGACATCGCCCCCGCCGCCCTGGCCCGTCTGTCCGACTACGCCTGGCCCGGCAACGTGCGCGAACTGCAAAACGTCATCGAACGCGCCGTCATCCTGGCCCGCGGCCCGCTGCTGGAAATCGACCAAGCCTTGTCCCTAGGCCTGCCGGACAGCCGCCCCGCCGCCCCCGCCGGCACCCTGGAAGAGGTGGAACGCAACCACATCCTGCAAGTGCTGGAACAAACCGGCGGCGTCATCGCCGGCCCAAGAGGCGCCGCGGCGGTGCTGGGGCTCAATCCCAACACCCTGCGCTCGCGCATGCAGAAGCTGGGCATCGCCAAGCCGCGTTCGTATTAA
- a CDS encoding phosphate/phosphite/phosphonate ABC transporter substrate-binding protein has protein sequence MRLLYLLLFVGMLIGCEDASTTAAYHPQYSRSPPEPFKEYVFGVHPLHNPERLHVLFGPIMDHLSAHIPGASFRLEASRDYASFNDKLVRRDFDFALPNPYQTIKSLQHGYRVFGKMGDDFNFRGIILVRKDSPVREVADLKGLAVSFPAPTALAATMLPQYFLYQHGLDVMHDIDIRYVGSQESSIMSVHLGNVAAGATWPPPWQAFSREHPEVAENLRVAWTTESLPNNGLVARDDVPEAVVQEVARLLLTLHEDKDGKLWLARMALSRFEAADESTYKPVEEFLQRFGKQVRPVD, from the coding sequence ATGCGCCTATTGTACCTGTTGCTATTCGTAGGGATGCTGATCGGATGCGAGGACGCATCGACAACGGCGGCTTATCATCCGCAGTACAGCCGCAGCCCGCCGGAACCTTTCAAGGAATATGTTTTCGGCGTTCACCCCCTGCACAATCCGGAGCGGCTGCACGTGCTGTTCGGGCCGATCATGGACCACCTCAGCGCCCATATTCCCGGCGCGTCGTTTCGCCTGGAAGCGTCCCGCGACTACGCCTCGTTCAACGACAAGCTGGTCCGGCGCGATTTCGATTTCGCCCTGCCCAACCCTTACCAAACCATCAAGTCCCTGCAGCACGGCTATCGCGTGTTCGGCAAAATGGGCGACGATTTCAATTTCCGCGGCATCATCCTGGTGCGCAAGGACAGCCCCGTGCGCGAAGTGGCCGATCTCAAGGGCTTGGCGGTGAGCTTCCCCGCTCCCACGGCCTTGGCCGCCACCATGCTGCCGCAATACTTCCTCTACCAGCACGGCCTGGACGTCATGCACGACATCGACATCCGCTACGTCGGCTCGCAGGAATCCTCCATCATGAGCGTCCACCTCGGCAACGTCGCCGCCGGCGCCACCTGGCCGCCACCGTGGCAGGCCTTCAGCCGCGAGCACCCGGAAGTGGCGGAAAACCTGCGCGTGGCCTGGACGACGGAATCCTTGCCCAACAACGGCCTGGTGGCCCGCGACGACGTGCCGGAAGCGGTCGTGCAGGAAGTGGCCCGGCTGCTGCTGACCCTGCACGAAGACAAGGACGGCAAGCTATGGCTGGCGCGCATGGCGCTGAGCCGTTTCGAAGCGGCCGACGAAAGCACCTACAAACCGGTGGAGGAGTTTCTGCAGCGCTTCGGCAAACAAGTGCGGCCGGTGGACTGA